TATGTATCCTGTGACATTTTGATATACCGAACTGCATTGGGGGGAGCCGTTCTCCGTCAGCTAGGCCCTAGTCGATATGACGAGCGCCCAAGCTGTATATGAAATGGACAAACAGAATGATAAACCATTTGGAACCGGTGAAATGCCTGAATATACACAAAGATTCAAAAATGGATCTTGGCTCGTGATATATCTCGCTTATTAGTCAACGTGTGAAATGACATTGAAAACTACAAGCGTCCTCATGGACGGGGCTTCATGCCTGATTATGTATTTCACCAGCATCGGGGCAGTTCCCAGCCCTCCGGGTCGACCTTTCAACTCGCCTCCACTCCTTGGAGCAGGACTGCGACCGCTTTCACTCCGAAAAGTGTCGCTTTCCATTGAGATCTATACTGAGCTGGAGCGACTGTGGCTGAAGCAAACAAGCCGGTTGGTTCACCGCTACTAGTTGTAGTCTGGAGCAGATGAGTCGATCAGTTCCGGTGCCGGGGCTATACTGAAATTTGATATAGCAGCATACAATTTATATCATAACCCCCCGGCGATTGAACGACTGTTTCGATACGGTTGTGGGCCTGCGTATCCGCATTTAGCATATCAAAAATACTCATTGGTTGCTTGGAACATAACTAATTATGTCGTTATTGATTACACTCCCAATCCCACACAATATATTTAAGCAAGTTACTACGTTTGATACTACTGATGAGTGCAACAGATACATCAATCCATCTCTACTGGGCAACCGGCTGTACGAGCTGTCTTCGAATTAAGGAGTTCTTAGAGCGCAATAACACGTCGTTTGTCTCGCACAACGTCATTCAAAAGGACGGATCGACGGACGCGGACGCCGAATCAACCGTTGGTATTCAGGGTGTCGACCCGGAGATCATGGACGAGATGGCCGAGCTCGGACTCCCACAACACGTCCCAATCGTGCGACGCGGTGAGGAGTGGGCCGATGGCAAGGATTTGGAGAACGTCGCCGAGCTGGTCGGCATCGACTACGACGCCGAGCCGCTGCCGGTCGAGGAGCTGTACCGTCGACTCACTGTCCTCTTGGAGACCACACAGGAGTATCTCGAACTCCTGCCGGACGACGAACTGGAGACCCATATCCCAAACCGCCCCCGGAGTTACGCCGATCTCGTCCAGCACATCTACAGCCTTCCCGATGTGTTCATGATGCATGAGGCGGGCGTCCCGATGACAGGTGTCCCCCGAATGGAACATCACTGGGACCACAACTCGAAGATCGCCCTTCGGACCTACGGCTCATCGGTCCAGGGACGGTTAGATGACTGGTTTGAGAGTGCGGGACAAACCTGTGATTGGTCCGAAACAGCAGATGTGTTCTGGGGCCAGCCGACAAAACACGCCTTTTTCGAGCGGACGACGTGGCACACCGGCCAACACGTCCGGCAACTGGAGTGGGTGCTCGAAGAGGTCCTCAACATCGAGCTTGAAGAGCCACTAGACTCGGCGTTGTGGGAGGATCTACCGATGCCCGAAAAGGTCTGGAACGACAACTAGACCATCGAACTTTGGACGGCAACCGGCTGCAGCTACTGTCTACTGATTTTGTGCGTCGACAACGGCCACACCGGCGAGGTTGACGATGTCTTTGACTTCGTCGCCGCGCTGGAGGACGTGAATCGGCTTATCCATGCCAACGAGCATTGGGCCGATGGCCTCCGCGCCACCGAGTCGCTGGAGCAGTTTGTAGACGATGTTGCCGGCTTCGAGGTTCGGGAAGATCAGTACGTTCGCCGGACCGTTGAGGTCCGAAAAGTCGTAGGTGCTGTCGACGATGTCCTCGACAACCGCCGTATCTGCTTGCATCTCTCCGTCGACGGGGAAATCAACGGTCGAATCGGAATGGAGCTGGTCGACGGCGTCTCGAATCTTGGCTGTCCCCTCGTTGCGAACGCTGCCGAAGTTCGAGTACGACAGCATTGCGGCCCGTGGCTCGACGTTGAAGCTCCGGGCGAGTTCGGCGGTGTGTTTCGTGACTTCGGCCAACACATCCGCATCCGGATTCTGGTTGACCGTCGTATCCGCACAGAAGACGACCCGGTTTTTGAACGTTAGCAGGTAGACGCCCGCCGCGTAGTTAGCATCCTCGGCGGTGCCGATCACTTGGAGCGGCGGTCGCAGTGCCGAGGGGTAGTGATGTGTGAGTCCGGTCAGCATGGCGTCGGCATCGCCCATTTCGACCATCACGCTGCCGAGGTAGTTGGTATCCCGTTCGACGAGATCGGCCGCCTCACCGCGCGTGATCCCTTTGCGTCGACGCAATTCGTGGAGGCGGTCGGCATACTCGTCGAGTGACTGGGCTTGGGGGTCGACGACTTCGGGCTCGAAAGAGAGGCCGAGTTGATCCGCGATCCGCGTAATTTCGCCTTCGTCGCCCAACAGCACGGGTTCGGCGATTCCTTCTTCCTCAAGCTGGTAGGCCGCCCGAATCATCTTTTCATCCGTCCCCTCGGCGAGAGCCACCCGTTTGGGATCGCTTTTGGCCTTGTTGAGCACGATCCGCATCATCTCGCGGGATTTGCCGAGTCGGGCTTCGAGCGTTTCGGTGTAGCTCTCGATGTCAATCTCCGTGCGCGCGACGCCGCTGTCGACGGCGGCTTGAGCAACGGCCGGGGCCACCTCGAACAGCACGCGGGGATCGAGCGGTTTCGGAATTACGTAGTCGGGACCAAACTGGAGCGGCTGGTCGCCGTAGGCTTTGACGACTGCGTCAGGGACATCCTGACGGGCCAACTCGGCCAGTGCCATCGCCGCTGCGCGCTTCATCTCCTCGTTGATATCGGTCGCCCGCACGTCGAGTGCGCCGCGGAAAATAAAGGGAAAGCCCAGCACGTTGTTGACCATGTTCGGGTAGTCGGAGCGACCGGTCGCCATGATCACGTCGTCATCACGGGCGGATTTGGCGTCATCGTAGGTGATCTCGGGGTCGGGGTTCGCCATGGCGAAGATGATCGGGTTGTCGTTCATCGATTGGACCATCTCCTGAGAAACGATGCCGCCGACAGAGAGGCCGACGAACACGTCAGCGCCCGCTACTGCGTCGGCAAGCGAGCCCTCGGGCACATCACGAGCGAATTCCTGTTTGAACTCGTTGATTTCGTCGCTCCGAGAGGTCGTGATGATCCCCGAGGAGTCGCACATCGTAATGTTCGACTTGGTGGCCCCAAGCGAGAGGTAGAACCTCGCGGTGGCGATGGCCGACGCGCCGGCCCCCGAAAAGACGATGTTGAGATCTTCGAGTTCTTTGTCCGCGATCTCGCAGGCGTTGAGCAGTGCTGCGCCCGAAATGATGGCTGTCCCGTGTTGGTCATCGTGGAAGACGGGGATATCCATCTGCTCGCCGAGTCGACGCTCGATCTCGAAGCATTCGGGTGATTTGATGTCTTCGAGATTGATTCCCCCAAAGGTTGGCTCCATCGGTGCGACTGCGTCGACGATCTCGTCGGCGGTGTCGAGATCGAGTTCGATGTCGAAGACGTCGATATCAGCGAACCGTTTGAACAGGACGCCTTTCCCCTCCATCACCGGTTTGGAGGCCTGTGC
This sequence is a window from Halohasta litchfieldiae. Protein-coding genes within it:
- a CDS encoding DinB family protein, coding for MSATDTSIHLYWATGCTSCLRIKEFLERNNTSFVSHNVIQKDGSTDADAESTVGIQGVDPEIMDEMAELGLPQHVPIVRRGEEWADGKDLENVAELVGIDYDAEPLPVEELYRRLTVLLETTQEYLELLPDDELETHIPNRPRSYADLVQHIYSLPDVFMMHEAGVPMTGVPRMEHHWDHNSKIALRTYGSSVQGRLDDWFESAGQTCDWSETADVFWGQPTKHAFFERTTWHTGQHVRQLEWVLEEVLNIELEEPLDSALWEDLPMPEKVWNDN
- a CDS encoding NADP-dependent malic enzyme, yielding MGMDDDAREYHRQDPPGKIEIATTKPTNTQRDLSLAYSPGVAAPCLDIADEPGDAFQYTAKGNLVGVVSNGSAVLGLGDIGAQASKPVMEGKGVLFKRFADIDVFDIELDLDTADEIVDAVAPMEPTFGGINLEDIKSPECFEIERRLGEQMDIPVFHDDQHGTAIISGAALLNACEIADKELEDLNIVFSGAGASAIATARFYLSLGATKSNITMCDSSGIITTSRSDEINEFKQEFARDVPEGSLADAVAGADVFVGLSVGGIVSQEMVQSMNDNPIIFAMANPDPEITYDDAKSARDDDVIMATGRSDYPNMVNNVLGFPFIFRGALDVRATDINEEMKRAAAMALAELARQDVPDAVVKAYGDQPLQFGPDYVIPKPLDPRVLFEVAPAVAQAAVDSGVARTEIDIESYTETLEARLGKSREMMRIVLNKAKSDPKRVALAEGTDEKMIRAAYQLEEEGIAEPVLLGDEGEITRIADQLGLSFEPEVVDPQAQSLDEYADRLHELRRRKGITRGEAADLVERDTNYLGSVMVEMGDADAMLTGLTHHYPSALRPPLQVIGTAEDANYAAGVYLLTFKNRVVFCADTTVNQNPDADVLAEVTKHTAELARSFNVEPRAAMLSYSNFGSVRNEGTAKIRDAVDQLHSDSTVDFPVDGEMQADTAVVEDIVDSTYDFSDLNGPANVLIFPNLEAGNIVYKLLQRLGGAEAIGPMLVGMDKPIHVLQRGDEVKDIVNLAGVAVVDAQNQ